Proteins encoded in a region of the Marinococcus sp. PL1-022 genome:
- a CDS encoding BglG family transcription antiterminator: protein MALDQRSLEILSNLLETEEPLSVSYLAGTFQVSERSIYLDLDKISHWMKENHFSGLGHQRSRGYFIEPFMKRAIAESGILYQQEYIYSREERKSVIYLILISSVKDKWMVADFQELFRVSRNTVLDDVRLLREELKAWSLSISFDLTEGYRIKGLEKDKRRKISHLLHYHFTEEGRFSFSFFSRLGESMNFLQYSAVKHIETVIHQIEEAAGIEYTDDIIEQLSVRFAFFLRRSKHGKHIQLDPAEREVIVNTHLYEISKQHLHVLPLSEGISAAEEIIYFTAHLLSARTNRISESMWGELGRSELLAAIYSFIREFEKFALVEIEDKRGLANNLSIHLQPAIFRMRYGIQMKDKSLEKVRENLNDVYILTKQSKHVLETFLGQVIPDEETAYLAMHFGSWLQQEGLAPVKKWKMLIVCHSGIGTSRLLESQLRDLLSDIEIIDTVSLRQYHDMDISDVDYIVSTISIPEREIPVIHVPIVFSETDKEILLNQINGRWKQKSFSREQQMKQLMKIIGRYAKIQDAKGLSGELQGWMQPELLRAANTNKQTSSLEHVLPAEHIRMLPSAGSWQEAVEEASVPLIENNVISREYVTAMRQNLLEQGPYVVIAPEIAMPHASSDAGVHQLGFSLLLLENPVDMIGKSVKLLIVVASPDDHSHLRALAELNQLLYDAGKREALLHVRDQESLVSIIHPVEQDSASSIY from the coding sequence ATGGCGTTGGATCAAAGGAGTTTGGAAATTTTAAGCAATTTGCTGGAAACGGAGGAGCCATTATCCGTTTCTTACCTGGCAGGGACTTTTCAGGTCTCGGAACGAAGCATTTATCTGGACCTGGATAAAATCAGTCACTGGATGAAGGAAAACCATTTTTCCGGCCTGGGCCATCAAAGATCCAGGGGATACTTTATCGAGCCGTTCATGAAAAGGGCTATTGCAGAGAGCGGGATACTGTATCAGCAGGAATACATTTATTCACGCGAGGAAAGAAAATCGGTTATTTACCTTATTTTAATCAGCAGCGTAAAGGATAAATGGATGGTAGCTGATTTTCAGGAGCTGTTCCGTGTGAGCCGCAACACGGTTTTAGATGATGTCCGCCTGCTTCGGGAAGAGCTGAAAGCGTGGTCGTTGTCGATATCCTTTGATTTGACGGAGGGCTATCGCATCAAGGGATTGGAAAAGGATAAACGCCGTAAGATCAGTCATTTGCTGCATTATCATTTTACAGAGGAAGGACGTTTTTCCTTTTCTTTTTTCTCCAGGCTCGGGGAATCGATGAATTTTTTGCAATATTCTGCTGTAAAGCATATTGAAACAGTTATTCATCAGATTGAAGAGGCTGCAGGGATAGAATACACTGATGACATTATTGAACAGCTGAGTGTACGTTTTGCTTTCTTCCTGCGTCGTTCTAAGCATGGAAAGCATATACAGCTTGACCCGGCAGAACGGGAAGTTATTGTGAATACGCATCTCTACGAAATATCAAAACAGCATTTACATGTGCTTCCTTTATCAGAAGGAATATCGGCTGCTGAAGAGATCATCTACTTTACGGCGCATCTTCTGAGTGCACGTACGAACCGTATTTCTGAATCGATGTGGGGAGAGCTTGGAAGATCAGAGCTGTTGGCAGCGATTTATTCTTTCATTCGAGAATTCGAAAAATTCGCACTCGTGGAAATCGAGGATAAAAGAGGCCTGGCCAACAATCTTTCGATTCACCTGCAGCCGGCCATCTTCCGGATGCGCTACGGAATACAAATGAAGGATAAATCCCTGGAAAAAGTTAGAGAAAATTTAAATGATGTATATATTTTAACGAAACAATCCAAGCACGTTTTAGAAACCTTCCTCGGCCAGGTGATCCCGGACGAGGAGACAGCTTATCTGGCCATGCATTTTGGAAGCTGGCTGCAGCAGGAAGGTCTCGCACCGGTAAAGAAATGGAAAATGCTGATTGTCTGCCATAGCGGTATCGGCACTTCCAGGCTGCTCGAGAGTCAGCTGCGTGATCTGCTTTCGGATATCGAAATTATAGATACGGTATCACTGCGTCAGTACCATGATATGGATATCAGCGACGTCGACTACATTGTTTCCACAATATCGATTCCGGAGCGGGAAATTCCAGTCATTCACGTACCTATAGTTTTTAGCGAAACGGATAAAGAAATACTGCTCAATCAAATTAACGGACGCTGGAAGCAGAAAAGCTTCAGCCGGGAGCAGCAGATGAAGCAGCTGATGAAAATCATTGGCAGGTATGCAAAGATTCAGGATGCCAAAGGGTTGTCGGGTGAATTACAGGGATGGATGCAGCCTGAATTACTGCGGGCAGCAAACACAAACAAACAGACCTCTTCATTAGAGCATGTTTTGCCGGCGGAACATATACGTATGCTTCCTTCAGCAGGTTCATGGCAGGAGGCTGTCGAAGAAGCGTCCGTTCCGCTTATAGAAAATAATGTTATCAGCAGAGAGTACGTCACAGCCATGCGCCAGAATTTACTGGAGCAGGGGCCCTATGTAGTCATCGCACCCGAAATTGCCATGCCGCATGCAAGTTCAGATGCAGGTGTCCATCAGCTGGGCTTCAGCCTCTTATTGCTTGAAAATCCGGTAGACATGATTGGCAAATCAGTAAAACTTCTTATTGTGGTAGCTTCTCCGGATGACCATAGCCATTTAAGAGCACTGGCAGAGCTGAATCAATTACTCTATGATGCCGGGAAACGCGAAGCGTTACTCCATGTCAGGGACCAGGAATCGTTAGTCAGTATAATTCATCCTGTAGAGCAGGACTCAGCCTCTTCCATATATTAA
- a CDS encoding PTS sugar transporter subunit IIA, producing MKFLPEEMINVQHPVSSPEEAIRAAGDLLEKEKTISSSYIQAMVEAYISQGAYFVLAPGVAVPHARPQDGALESAISFVQLEEPVVFGHSTNDPVTLVFGLSAASNDEHLHILQKLTMLLNDPSTIEHMKKAQNVEDIKKIIQRSGMKK from the coding sequence ATGAAATTTTTACCAGAAGAAATGATAAATGTACAGCATCCTGTGTCTTCACCAGAAGAGGCCATTAGGGCAGCTGGGGATTTGTTGGAAAAGGAAAAAACAATAAGTTCTTCATATATTCAGGCAATGGTGGAGGCCTATATTTCCCAGGGGGCATATTTTGTATTGGCGCCTGGCGTTGCTGTCCCTCATGCAAGGCCGCAGGACGGGGCTTTAGAGTCCGCTATCTCCTTTGTACAGCTGGAAGAGCCTGTTGTATTTGGTCATTCGACAAATGATCCTGTCACATTGGTATTTGGGCTAAGTGCAGCATCGAATGACGAACATCTTCACATTTTGCAGAAACTAACGATGCTGTTAAACGATCCATCAACGATAGAACATATGAAGAAAGCGCAGAACGTAGAAGATATTAAAAAAATTATTCAAAGGAGCGGGATGAAGAAATGA
- a CDS encoding PTS sugar transporter subunit IIB, translated as MKILTVCGLGQGTSLILKMNVETALEQKNIEADVEHMDVSSASGVQADYIITNQELAPNLEGHKAKLIIVQNYFDPNEISQAIDEQMQD; from the coding sequence ATGAAAATTTTAACGGTATGTGGTTTGGGACAAGGAACGAGCCTGATTTTGAAAATGAATGTTGAAACCGCCCTGGAACAGAAAAATATCGAAGCGGATGTTGAGCATATGGACGTTTCGTCCGCATCCGGCGTGCAGGCAGATTATATTATTACCAACCAGGAATTAGCCCCCAACCTAGAAGGACATAAAGCAAAGCTGATAATTGTGCAGAACTATTTTGATCCTAACGAAATCAGCCAGGCGATTGATGAGCAGATGCAAGACTAA
- a CDS encoding PTS ascorbate transporter subunit IIC, which yields MEFVFWLADNFFGTPAILIGLIVLIGLLLQKKRANQVITGTFKAIIGFLIITAGAGIITGSLEVFEPLWAEVFGLDYASISNYMGQETFNAEFGSVVTLSMTFGFLINVLLARFTPLKYIYLTGHMMFWTSTIFAGIIVHASGGNANMLGMVAFLSIVLGIYWTVQPAIVQPFMRKIMGNNEVALGHTSASVGLLSALAGKLVGKNSQNTEDVKLPKGLEFLRDSNVITALTMALLFVSGAIIITLRNSPGSEELEAMAGSQSFIVYALIQSFTFAAGIAVVLTGVRMFIGEIVPAFRGIATKIVPGAKPALDNPIVFPSAPNAVIVGFIGAFLGALVWLAVLGNTVSYIFVPTMIVLFFHGATAGVFGNITGGIRGAFMGGLITATVVAWGQFVMVRMLLPTTVPDTAMWAADSDMFILGPIVYWLAHLFFG from the coding sequence ATGGAATTTGTGTTTTGGCTAGCAGATAATTTCTTTGGTACACCAGCTATACTTATTGGGTTAATTGTATTAATCGGACTGCTTCTGCAAAAAAAGAGAGCCAATCAGGTTATCACCGGGACGTTCAAAGCGATCATCGGCTTTCTGATCATCACAGCCGGTGCGGGTATTATTACAGGCTCACTCGAAGTTTTCGAGCCGTTATGGGCAGAAGTGTTTGGTTTGGATTACGCTTCCATCTCCAACTATATGGGGCAGGAAACGTTTAATGCAGAGTTTGGCAGCGTAGTTACACTTTCGATGACGTTCGGCTTTTTGATCAACGTATTGCTCGCACGATTTACACCGTTAAAATATATTTATTTAACCGGACATATGATGTTTTGGACCTCGACGATATTTGCCGGAATCATTGTTCATGCATCTGGCGGAAATGCGAATATGCTCGGCATGGTGGCATTTTTATCTATCGTTCTTGGGATTTATTGGACAGTGCAGCCGGCTATTGTTCAGCCTTTCATGAGAAAGATTATGGGTAATAATGAAGTAGCTCTTGGGCATACAAGCGCTTCTGTTGGGCTATTATCTGCCCTTGCTGGAAAGCTGGTCGGTAAGAATTCACAAAATACGGAAGACGTTAAATTGCCGAAAGGGCTTGAGTTTTTAAGGGATTCCAACGTTATTACAGCGCTTACCATGGCCCTTCTGTTTGTATCTGGTGCTATTATCATTACTCTCCGGAACAGCCCGGGTTCGGAAGAGCTGGAGGCGATGGCTGGAAGTCAGAGCTTTATCGTTTACGCCCTTATTCAGTCATTTACGTTCGCAGCCGGTATTGCCGTCGTTCTGACGGGTGTGAGAATGTTTATCGGGGAAATCGTACCCGCGTTCCGTGGTATAGCGACTAAAATCGTACCTGGAGCAAAGCCGGCCCTGGACAACCCGATTGTCTTTCCTTCCGCACCAAACGCAGTGATCGTAGGATTTATTGGAGCCTTTTTGGGAGCCCTCGTCTGGCTGGCGGTTCTCGGTAACACCGTGAGTTATATATTTGTTCCAACAATGATCGTTTTATTTTTCCACGGCGCGACAGCAGGGGTATTTGGCAACATTACCGGAGGCATCAGAGGAGCATTTATGGGCGGACTTATAACGGCTACGGTTGTGGCCTGGGGCCAGTTCGTTATGGTGCGTATGCTGCTGCCGACTACCGTTCCGGATACAGCAATGTGGGCTGCAGATTCTGATATGTTCATCCTTGGACCGATCGTGTACTGGCTTGCCCATTTATTCTTTGGATAA
- a CDS encoding phosphotriesterase, producing the protein MPFVRTLHGDISPEEMKITYAHEHIVCRPPYWVEKKESDLLLDDKEKSLLDVQDFVDLGGKTIVDATAVDYGRDVAAVADIAERLSMHIIGTAGFNKSFLWDAAIPVHLQKKLGEFRSYGDWIEHTSVQGLTNHVTAEVEQGLEDTSHRAGQVKFGTGYNRITPLEEKTIRAVARAHHETGAPVHSHTEVGTMALEQIELLKKEDVPLDRVSFGHMDRNPDPYYHEQVAKTGAFLSFDGIGKIKYAPESTRLHCIFKLVEKGYASQILISGDTARKSYYRHYDYGPGLAYILESWVPRFIDEADQLGLDGKNLIHQFFVENPARCMTFHR; encoded by the coding sequence ATGCCGTTCGTTCGAACGCTCCACGGAGATATATCTCCAGAGGAAATGAAAATTACTTATGCACACGAGCATATTGTCTGCCGGCCGCCCTATTGGGTGGAGAAAAAGGAATCAGATTTGTTGTTGGATGATAAAGAAAAATCACTGTTGGATGTACAGGATTTCGTAGACCTTGGCGGCAAAACCATTGTTGATGCTACTGCTGTGGACTATGGCAGAGACGTTGCGGCTGTTGCAGACATTGCTGAACGTCTTTCCATGCATATCATAGGCACCGCCGGGTTTAATAAAAGCTTTCTATGGGATGCGGCTATTCCCGTCCATCTTCAGAAGAAGCTGGGCGAATTTAGAAGCTACGGTGATTGGATCGAGCATACCTCTGTCCAGGGGCTCACAAACCATGTAACAGCAGAGGTGGAACAGGGGCTGGAAGATACCAGCCACCGGGCAGGGCAGGTGAAATTCGGTACCGGCTACAACCGTATTACGCCGCTGGAGGAGAAAACGATCCGTGCAGTAGCGAGGGCTCATCATGAAACGGGGGCGCCTGTACATTCCCATACTGAAGTAGGCACGATGGCTTTAGAGCAAATTGAGCTGCTGAAAAAAGAAGACGTTCCTTTGGACAGAGTGAGCTTTGGCCATATGGATCGGAACCCTGATCCTTATTACCATGAGCAGGTAGCGAAGACAGGCGCTTTCCTGAGCTTTGATGGCATTGGGAAAATCAAATATGCGCCAGAGAGCACGCGGCTGCATTGTATTTTTAAGCTGGTGGAAAAAGGATATGCTTCTCAAATTCTGATTAGCGGGGATACAGCGAGGAAGTCCTATTACAGACACTACGATTACGGCCCGGGCCTGGCCTATATTTTAGAAAGCTGGGTGCCCCGTTTTATCGATGAGGCAGACCAGCTCGGTCTGGATGGCAAAAATTTAATTCATCAGTTTTTCGTCGAAAATCCAGCCAGATGCATGACTTTTCACCGGTAA
- a CDS encoding creatininase family protein gives MEIAFARSTEIKEKIEERPAAVLPVGAVEAHGAHLPLGTDNILAERLAKRLAEETQSFQLPLLPYGQVWSLKQFPGSISITNDVLINTIVSIGESLYQQGFCIFAIVNGHLGNQTALKEAARVLYERFPDLRVFYFFYPGLNQKRKEVEESAVHHSYFHACEIETSMMRYVAPGHVDMSRAIDDPPHIPIEADFTPTPWEVFTETAVLGEATKATAEKGEIIIEHALQQMKMMMDRAYEECKKTRKENKK, from the coding sequence ATGGAAATTGCATTTGCACGGTCTACAGAAATAAAGGAAAAGATTGAAGAACGCCCGGCAGCTGTATTACCGGTAGGGGCAGTAGAAGCCCACGGGGCCCATCTGCCGCTTGGCACAGATAATATATTGGCGGAACGGCTGGCCAAACGGCTCGCTGAGGAAACACAAAGCTTTCAGCTGCCGCTTTTACCGTACGGCCAGGTGTGGAGCCTGAAGCAGTTCCCCGGATCCATTAGTATCACAAATGATGTGCTGATAAATACGATTGTCTCGATTGGTGAAAGTCTTTACCAGCAAGGGTTCTGTATTTTTGCCATCGTAAACGGGCACCTGGGAAATCAGACAGCTTTAAAAGAAGCGGCGAGAGTGTTATATGAACGTTTTCCGGATCTTCGGGTTTTTTACTTCTTTTATCCAGGACTCAATCAGAAGCGAAAGGAAGTAGAAGAATCGGCGGTGCATCACTCCTATTTTCACGCCTGTGAAATTGAAACATCCATGATGCGGTACGTGGCGCCTGGGCACGTTGATATGAGCCGGGCCATTGACGATCCTCCCCATATTCCGATCGAAGCAGATTTTACACCGACCCCCTGGGAGGTATTCACCGAAACGGCAGTTCTGGGTGAAGCGACAAAAGCAACGGCTGAAAAAGGAGAAATCATTATTGAACACGCTTTGCAGCAAATGAAGATGATGATGGACCGTGCCTATGAGGAATGCAAAAAAACAAGAAAGGAGAATAAAAAATGA
- a CDS encoding SIS domain-containing protein, translating into MIETYFNRIHQQLEQVQKSQTEPMTQAAAHMAKSLQQGGIIQLFGCGHSHLLTLDVYYRAGGMVPVQPILHEPLMLHEGALRSSELERKNHYAETFLKEQTIKPEDTVIVISTSGRNPVPVDVALEAKKAEATVVVITSIAYSSSQPSRHEQGYRLADVADVVIDNAAPPGDALLELEEVEVPFGPSSTAVGATILQAVMAQTVQELTSLGIDPPVFLSGNIDGADERNKRLIESYKDRIKL; encoded by the coding sequence ATGATTGAAACGTATTTTAATCGTATCCATCAACAGCTCGAGCAGGTACAAAAGTCGCAAACCGAGCCGATGACTCAGGCAGCTGCCCATATGGCTAAATCACTCCAGCAAGGGGGGATTATTCAATTATTTGGATGCGGACACTCCCATTTACTGACGCTCGATGTGTATTACCGTGCAGGAGGAATGGTGCCTGTTCAGCCTATTCTCCATGAACCATTAATGCTTCATGAAGGTGCTCTGCGTTCATCCGAACTGGAAAGAAAAAATCACTATGCAGAAACGTTTTTGAAGGAACAAACGATCAAACCGGAAGATACAGTGATTGTCATTTCTACTTCTGGAAGAAATCCTGTGCCAGTGGACGTTGCTTTGGAAGCAAAAAAAGCTGAAGCCACAGTAGTCGTAATTACATCAATCGCCTATTCAAGCAGTCAACCATCCCGGCATGAACAGGGATATAGGCTGGCTGATGTGGCAGATGTTGTGATCGACAACGCCGCTCCCCCGGGAGACGCTCTGCTGGAACTGGAGGAGGTGGAGGTGCCGTTTGGTCCCAGCTCCACTGCGGTAGGAGCTACTATTCTCCAAGCTGTGATGGCTCAGACGGTCCAGGAGCTTACCAGCTTAGGCATTGATCCACCTGTATTTCTTAGTGGGAATATTGACGGGGCAGATGAGCGAAACAAACGGTTGATTGAATCCTATAAGGATCGTATAAAATTATAA